From a single Actinomyces viscosus genomic region:
- a CDS encoding CCA tRNA nucleotidyltransferase, with product MTAHPAPADPTDSTDASVESRGLTPRARAALEGLPPALAALGHAFVRAGHEIALVGGPVRDAFLGVAPHDLDLTTSARPEQTERILAAWGETTWDVGRAFGTIGARKGSTIVEVTTYRTEAYEVGSRKPQVTYGDTLTGDLTRRDFTVNAMALRLPDLELVDPCGGLADLAAGVLRTPVSAEQSFDDDPLRIMRAARFAAQLGFDVEMDVMTAMEDMAPRLEIVSAERVRAELERLLVSPWPRRGLELLVHTGVADVILPELSALRETVDEHKRHKDVYEHTLTVLDQAIDLETGPDGPVPGPDLVLRLAAILHDIGKPATRRFLPDGTVTFHGHDHVGARMAAKRLRALRFDKQTIKDVSRLVELHLRFHGYADAAWSDSAVRRYATDAGPLLERLHRLTRADVTTRNRRKAAMLDRAYDDLEERIEALRAAEELAAIRPDLDGGQIMAELGVPPGPVVGEAYRFLMDLRMEKGPIGEDLARQALRSWWAARQKS from the coding sequence ATGACTGCGCATCCCGCTCCCGCCGATCCCACTGATTCCACGGACGCGTCCGTTGAGAGCCGCGGCCTGACACCGCGGGCCCGAGCGGCCCTTGAGGGACTGCCCCCCGCCCTGGCCGCCCTGGGGCACGCCTTCGTGCGCGCCGGCCATGAGATCGCCCTCGTCGGCGGGCCCGTGCGGGACGCCTTCCTCGGCGTCGCCCCCCACGACCTGGACCTGACCACGTCGGCCCGCCCCGAGCAGACCGAGAGGATCCTGGCCGCCTGGGGCGAGACCACCTGGGACGTGGGCCGGGCGTTCGGCACCATCGGCGCGCGCAAGGGCAGCACCATCGTGGAGGTCACCACCTACCGCACCGAGGCCTACGAGGTCGGCTCGCGCAAGCCCCAGGTCACCTACGGCGACACCCTCACCGGGGACCTCACCCGCCGCGACTTCACCGTCAACGCCATGGCGCTGCGCCTGCCCGACCTCGAGCTCGTCGACCCCTGCGGCGGCCTGGCCGACCTGGCCGCCGGGGTGCTGCGCACCCCCGTCAGCGCCGAGCAGTCCTTCGACGACGATCCCCTGCGCATCATGCGGGCCGCCCGCTTCGCCGCCCAGCTCGGCTTCGACGTCGAGATGGACGTCATGACCGCCATGGAGGACATGGCCCCCCGCCTGGAGATCGTCTCCGCCGAGCGCGTGCGCGCCGAGCTCGAGCGGCTGCTGGTCAGCCCCTGGCCCCGGCGCGGGCTGGAGCTGCTGGTCCACACCGGCGTGGCCGACGTCATCCTGCCCGAGCTGAGCGCCCTGCGTGAGACCGTCGACGAGCACAAGCGCCACAAGGACGTCTACGAGCACACCCTGACCGTCCTGGACCAGGCCATCGACCTGGAGACCGGGCCCGACGGCCCCGTCCCCGGCCCCGACCTGGTGCTGCGCCTGGCCGCCATCCTCCACGACATCGGCAAGCCCGCCACCCGCCGCTTCCTGCCCGACGGCACCGTGACCTTCCACGGCCACGACCACGTCGGCGCCCGAATGGCGGCCAAGCGCCTGCGGGCGCTGCGCTTCGACAAGCAGACCATCAAGGACGTCTCGCGCCTGGTCGAGCTCCACCTGCGCTTCCACGGCTACGCCGACGCCGCCTGGTCCGACTCGGCCGTGCGCCGCTACGCCACCGACGCCGGCCCGCTCCTGGAGCGTCTCCACCGGCTCACCCGGGCCGACGTCACCACCCGCAACCGCCGCAAGGCCGCCATGCTGGACCGCGCCTACGACGACCTCGAGGAGCGCATCGAGGCCCTGCGCGCCGCCGAGGAGCTGGCCGCCATCCGCCCCGACCTCGACGGCGGCCAGATCATGGCCGAGCTCGGCGTGCCCCCCGGCCCGGTCGTCGGCGAGGCCTACCGTTTCCTCATGGACCTGCGCATGGAGAAGGGACCGATCGGCGAGGACCTGGCCCGCCAGGCACTGCGCTCGTGGTGGGCGGCCCGTCAGAAGAGCTGA